Proteins encoded together in one Bosea sp. (in: a-proteobacteria) window:
- a CDS encoding 4a-hydroxytetrahydrobiopterin dehydratase: MTRPKRLSPEAQAEALTTLTGWKPAGAREAIVKRFAFRDFSEAFGWMTRVALLAEAMNHHPEWSNVYRTVDVTLTTHDAGGLTELDVRLARAIDALGT; the protein is encoded by the coding sequence ATGACGCGGCCGAAACGGCTCTCGCCCGAGGCACAGGCCGAGGCGCTCACGACGCTCACCGGCTGGAAGCCGGCCGGGGCGCGCGAGGCGATCGTCAAGCGCTTCGCCTTCCGCGATTTCAGCGAAGCCTTCGGCTGGATGACGCGCGTCGCCCTGCTGGCCGAGGCGATGAACCATCACCCGGAATGGTCGAACGTCTACCGGACCGTCGACGTCACGCTGACGACCCATGACGCCGGCGGGCTGACCGAGCTCGACGTGAGGCTGGCGCGGGCGATCGACGCGCTGGGGACTTGA
- a CDS encoding RluA family pseudouridine synthase: MMLVIDKPAGLPVHSGPPAQRRSIPVLTDHLDALRFGLPRRPEAAHRLDKDTSGCLILGRHPRAMAELNQMFRDGRIGKTYWAIVQGGPAEEEGLIDLPLARRSPERGWWMKVASHGLPSRTRYRVLGRGESEHGPLAWLALEPLTGRTHQLRVHCAESGWPMLGDEIYGDAPREGGPGLQLHARSVTVPLYKKREPIHVEAPPPQHMLLALRTCGWDG; the protein is encoded by the coding sequence ATGATGCTCGTCATCGACAAGCCCGCCGGCCTGCCCGTCCATAGCGGGCCCCCGGCGCAGCGCCGGTCGATCCCCGTGCTCACCGATCATCTCGACGCGCTGCGCTTCGGCCTGCCGCGCCGGCCGGAAGCCGCGCACCGCCTCGACAAGGACACCTCCGGCTGCCTCATCCTCGGACGGCATCCCCGCGCGATGGCCGAGCTCAACCAGATGTTCCGCGACGGCCGGATCGGCAAGACCTACTGGGCGATCGTGCAGGGCGGTCCCGCGGAGGAGGAGGGGCTGATCGATCTTCCCCTGGCGCGCCGCTCGCCCGAGCGCGGCTGGTGGATGAAGGTCGCTTCCCACGGCCTGCCCTCGCGGACCCGCTATCGCGTCCTCGGCCGGGGCGAGAGCGAGCATGGCCCGCTCGCCTGGCTTGCGCTCGAGCCGCTGACGGGACGCACGCACCAGCTGCGCGTCCATTGCGCGGAGAGCGGCTGGCCGATGCTCGGCGACGAGATCTATGGCGATGCCCCGCGCGAGGGCGGCCCGGGCCTCCAGCTCCATGCCCGCTCCGTCACCGTGCCGCTCTACAAGAAGCGCGAGCCGATCCATGTCGAGGCGCCGCCGCCGCAGCACATGCTGCTGGCGCTGAGGACCTGCGGCTGGGACGGATAG
- the thpR gene encoding RNA 2',3'-cyclic phosphodiesterase — protein sequence MPRLFIALEIPADIASGLALHRGGLTGARWIEPADYHVTLRFLGEVDRHRANDVDDILSDLSAYPFEVTLDALGSFGGDKPRAVFARVQPGKALTDLQSDLERQMRRLGLPAEGRKFVPHVTLARLRDTSAAEVAHYLSLHPIVRPLGFTARRIALMSSRESTGGGPYVLEAAYPLGPAYPNRRPREIRR from the coding sequence ATGCCGAGACTGTTCATCGCCCTCGAGATCCCCGCGGACATCGCCTCCGGCCTCGCCTTGCATCGCGGCGGGCTTACCGGCGCGCGCTGGATCGAGCCGGCCGACTACCACGTCACCCTGCGCTTCCTCGGCGAGGTCGACCGCCATCGGGCGAACGATGTCGACGACATCCTCTCCGATCTTTCCGCTTATCCGTTCGAGGTCACGCTCGACGCGCTCGGCAGCTTCGGCGGCGACAAGCCGCGCGCCGTCTTCGCGCGGGTGCAGCCGGGCAAGGCGCTCACCGATCTCCAGTCCGATCTGGAGCGGCAGATGCGCCGGCTCGGCCTGCCGGCGGAGGGACGCAAATTCGTGCCCCATGTCACGCTGGCCAGGCTGCGCGACACCTCGGCCGCCGAGGTCGCGCATTATCTCAGCCTGCATCCGATCGTCCGGCCGCTCGGCTTCACGGCGCGCCGCATCGCGCTGATGTCGTCGCGGGAATCGACCGGCGGCGGGCCCTATGTGCTGGAGGCGGCCTATCCGCTCGGCCCCGCCTATCCGAACCGCCGGCCGCGGGAGATACGCCGATGA